The Mesorhizobium sp. AR02 genomic interval GCTCGACGATCGTACCAATGCCGGCATCGATGCCTTCAGGAAAGAGCTCGACGCCGCGCATGTCGAATACACGGTCTATGTCTATGAAGGCGCCAACCATGCCTTCAACAACGACACGTCGGCGGCGCGCTACGACAAGAAGGCGGCCGATCTCGCCTGGGGCAGGACGATCGCTTTCCTGAAGGAGAAACTGGCCTAGGCGGTTTGCCTAATCCGTGCTCGCCGGCTTGTGGAAGGCAACGCCTGCGACCACCAGCGCGATCCCCAAGCAATCGCTGAGGCTTGGAATCTGGCGTAGCACGATGACGCCGATCAGCGTTGCCGTGACCGGCAGCAGCGACAGCATCAGCGCGAAACTAGAGCGCGGCAATCGCGACATGGCAAGCTGGTCGCAGACATACGGAATGACCGAGGAGCAGATGCCGACGCCGATGGCGGCGATGAGCAGCGGCGGTGAGAAAAAGGCGGGTAGCGCGTCGGTGAAGCCGATCGGCAGCACGACGATGAAGGCGACCGCCATGGCGGCACCCAGGCCGGCGATGCCGTCGCCGGCGCCGGCGCGGGCGACGCGGTGGCCGAGCACGATGTAGCCGACAAAGAGCGCGCCATTGAGGAAGGCCCAGAGCAAACCGATGGGATCGCTGGACCATTTGACGTCGATGAGCAGCAAGGTGCCGCTGACGGCCACGGCAAGAGCGGCGAGGTTGCGCGGACTCCTGAGGCCGATCACCGCGACGCCGATGGTGCCGACGAATTCGATTGCCGCCACCAGTGAAATCGGCAAGCGGTCGAGCGCGAGATAGAAGGAACAGTTCATCACCGCCAGGCAGGCGCCCAAAGCGATGAGCAGGAGCCGGGTCGAGCGATCAGCGCGGGCAAAGGTTTGCCACGGACGGGTCAGTGGCGCGAAGATCAGCGCGGCGGTGGCGATGCGCAGCCACGCCATGCCGAGCACGCCGACATGCGGGAACAGCAGCACGGCGAAGGCCGGCCCGAGATAGTGGAAGATGGCGCTGACGCCGAACCAGACATGCGGCGGCAATTTTGTTGCCAGTCCGCCAAGGCCAGGGCCGGCGGGGACAGCAAGCACCGGGCCGGCCGCGGGAACTTGCGTTTGATTATCCATTGGATCAGTATCGCAGGCAGTTTCTGCTAGATATATGGATGATGATCGACCAATCTGATCATCTCCCTCCAGAAAGCAAGGATTCATCCGTGAAACGCCTTCGAACCGAAAATATCGATCTCGACGCGGCCGACATGAAGATCCTGCGCCTGCTGGAAAAGGACGCACGCGCCAGCACGGCGGAGCTGGCGCGCTCGGTCGGCCTGTCGGCGCCAAGCGTCGCCGAGCGCATCAAGCGGCTGCAGGAGAACGGCGTCATCGAGGCCTACTCGGTCAGGATCAATCCGGCCGCACTTGGCCTGAAGCTGTCGGCGTGGCTGCGCATTCGGCCAGTGCCAGGGCAATTGTCCGTGGTGGCCGAGATCATTCGTGAGTTGCCGGAGATTGCGCAATGCGACCGGGTGACCGGCGAGGATTGCTTCATCGCGCTGGCGCATGTCGGGTCGGTGACCGACCTCGAACGGGTGATCGACCGGATTATTCCTTATGCGATGACCAACACTGCCATCATCCAGTCGTCACCGGTGATGGCGCGTTCGCCGCTGGCGGCGATCAAGCGGTTGCCGTGAAACGGCACGATTTGATTGGTTTACCCGATGTTTTCCAGGCAGCCTCGCCGGTGTCAGGCGTGGCCGCGCTTCAAGCGGGCGCGCTTCAAAATGCTGCGCCAGCGGATCATGTCGAACGGAATCGGCTCGTTGTTGTTGGCGATGTGAAAAATCTCGTTGTCGACGTTCTTGAGCGAACGCCAGAAATCATAGTCTGATATGCGCGGATCAGCGGCCAGCCTGTCCACCTCGACCTTGATGTCGGTTTTCATGCACGTCCCTCGAACCGGCTTCGCCCCGCCGCCCGTAAAACAACCCAGTGCGGACGTTTTCGACCGCTGCGCTGAGTCGTTCAACGGCTCAATTGGCTTGTTCCCGTTAAAACCTCGGTAAGGTTAACGCGGGTGTGAGGCCGCTTCAAGCACTGGTGCCGGCCGATTTCAGGGTTTCGCGATTTTGGATTGCCGGTGTGGCTTTGAGGTCCGGTCGTCGCTCTATTTGCGTTTGATGCCGATCGAGCGGCCGGCACGCTCCGGCATCGGCAGCGCAGAATGGGCGGCGCGCATGGCTTCGACCTTGGCCAGCACATCGGCGGGGAAGGGCGCAACCTTCGGCCCGGACATGTCGACATGCAGCGACAGCGTCTCGGAGGTGGCGGCGAGCCAGCCGTCGACATGACGGATTTCCTGGTAAGCCCTGAGCCGCTTCGCATCATGGTCGATGAGTTGGAAGGAGACCTGGACCTTGTGGTCCAGATGCAGTTCCTGGACGTAGCAGACATGGACTTCGGCGGTGTAGATGGTGAGGCGCCGTCCCTTCACATAGTCCAGCCCCATGCCCATCGCCTCGAAGGCCTCGTCCGAGCAGCGATCGAACAGCACGTTGTAATAGGCCATGTTGAGATGGCCGTTGTAATCGATCCAGTCCTTCTCGATGTCCATGGGCTTGGAGACGAAGGGGGCGGGGATGGACATTGAAACTTCCTTGTTCTGGTGCTGGACACGGCGTAGCCGGTGAGGTTCTCTTTGTTCTGGCGCAATTCCGGACGGAAAACCGCTTCACACTTTTCCTGGAATTGCTTTAGGCATCATCCATAATCGCATAACAAGCGTGGGCGCTGGTCCATTCGCGGAGGAATTCATGGCTCTGAGCGACCTCAACCCGGTCGAACGCAACGAGGAAGGCATCGCGGCCGTGCTCGGCATCCTCAAGCAGCAGCTCGGCGAGCGCTTCCAGACCGGCCAGGCCATCCGCTCGCAGCATGCGCACACCACCACCTATATTCCGACGCAGGCGCCCGATGGCGTCGCTTTCCCGGAAACGACGGCCGAGGTGCAGGAGATCGTGCGCGCCTGCGCGGCGCATCGCGTGCCGGTCATCGCCTTTGGTGTCGGTTCCTCACTGGAAGGCCACACCAACGCACCGGGCGGCGGCATATCGGTCGACACCTCGCGCATGAACCGCATCCTTGCGGTCAATCCGCAGGATCTCGACTGCACGGTCGAGCCCGGCGTGACGCGCGAGGATCTGAACCGGCATCTGCGCGACACCGGCCTGTTCTTCCCGATCGATCCCGGCGCCAATGCCTCGCTCGGCGGCATGGCGGCGACGCGGGCCTCCGGCACCAACGCCGTGCGCTACGGCACGATGCGCGAGAACGTGCTGTCGCTGACCGCCGTCATGGCCGACGGCGAGACGGTGACGACAGGCAAGCGGGCGAAGAAGAGCTCGGCCGGTTACGATTTGACCAGGCTGCTGGTCGGCTCGGAAGGCACGCTCGGCATCATCACCTCGCTGACACTGAAGCTGCAAGGCATTCCACAGGCGATCTCCGGCGGCGTCTGTCCGTTCCCGAGCGTCGAAGCGGCCTGCAACGCCGTCATCGCGACGATCCAGATGGGCATTCCGGTGGCGCGCATCGAACTGGTCAACGCGCTGCAGATGCGGGCGATGAAGAATTATTCCAAGCTCGACTATCCCGAGAGCCCGTGCCTGTTCGTCGAGTTCCACGGCAGCGATGCCGGCGTGGCCGAGCAGGCCGAGACTTTTGGCATGATCGCCGAAGAGAATGGCGGCGGGCCGTTCCTGTGGACCAGTGTTGCCGAGGAGCGGACGAAACTGTGGAAGGCGAGGCATGACGCCTATTGGTCGTCGCTGACATTGCGGCCGGGCGCCAAGGGCCTGTCGACCGATGTCTGCGTGCCGATCTCGCGCTTTGCCGAATGCGTCACCGAGACCGAAGCCGACATCGCCGAAATGGGTCTGATCGCGCCGATCGTCGGCCATGCCGGCGATGGCAATTTCCACGTGCTGGTGCTGATGGACGTCAACGATCCCGGGGATATCGCGCTGTCGGAAAAATTCGTCGCGCGGCTCAACATGCGGGCGATCGCCATGGACGGCACCTGCACCGGCGAGCACGGCATCGGCCAGGGCAAGATCGGCTTCCTGCGCAGCGAGCTCGGCCATGGCGTTGACATCATGCGCACCATCAAGCAGGCGCTAGACCCGCAAAACATCATGAACCCGGGCAAGATATTGCCGGGCGACGGCCATTAGATGTCGGCTGCCGAGACGTTGCTGTCGATCGAGGTGCCGCCATCGTCCGCCGGCGCGCCACTGCCTCATGTGTTTGCGGATGAAGGCAGACTGCTCGTCGCCTATATCGCCAATGCTCCCGATCCGTCCTTTGATGGTACGAATCCGCGTTCGGTTTCACCGGTAACGGGCAACCAGTCCGTCGCCATCCTGACGGCAGATTCTTACCTGGCATTTCAGTTCGGCCCGCCGAACGACGAGGCCATCAGTGGCCATCGTCTCTATCCGTTGGGTTTGCGGGCCTACGAAGCATTTGAAGTCCGGAACTCGTCGTGGATCGCTTCCCTGGAAAAGTCCAATCGGGTTCATTCGTCCCATACGCCCGAACTGTTTTCAGACTATCGGCATTTCATCCTGGCGTTCCACGACTCAACGCTGGAGTTCATTGCCGAGAGTTTCTCGACCATCCTTCACAACGGAGCCGTTTTGACCGTGCTGATGGAGGCTGTTGGACAGCGCGCCCGAAATTCATGACATGTGGTGAGCCCGAGGCTGCGATGAACTCGGAAGGTTCTCATGTCCGGCGCCGCGGCTCGGCCTGGTGGAGATAGCCGGTGAACGTGTCGGGAGACGTGGGCTTCGACAATTGGGCGACGATGCGGCCGACTTCGCCACGATGATAGCCGCCATGGGTGATGACGTGCGCAAGCATTTCTTCGCGAGACATCTGGCCAGGGGCGCCATTCGTGAAGGTAAAGCGGATCGTCTCCGCCAGTGCTTCCGGTTCCACTTCTTCGACATAGCGGAGGTACCATCGGTCCGTTTCGGTGATCGCCTCGGACAGCTCAGTCAGCGTCGGCGTGTTGCTGGTGCCCGTATCCCGATAGGCGTGCTTCTTCTTCTCGACGTTCGAGGCAAAGATCCTGTCGACAACATGCGCGTGATTGATGGTTTCAAGGATGGCGCCAAGCTGCTCGTCGGGTAGCTCATCCTCGATCTCGGCCAGCAAAGCGAGCAATTCATCGTCGGCCCAGCATTTGTAGCGGAACAGGACAGAAGCAGTGTCTTGCTGCTCATAGTGGTCTCTCATTGGCTTGCGTGGCGGGACTTGCGTGGCGGGCCTGGCTCGATAAATGTGAGCTGGCAGTCGCATTTTGGTTGGGAAGCCCTGATATGGCTACTCGCGTTCCCTCAGAGCAGGCAAACGTGCGCAAAGCGCCACGGCAGCAGCGTTCGCGTGCGACCGTGGATACGATTGTGGAGGCGGCGGCTCGCGTTCTGGCGCGGCGCGGCTGGGCGGATTTCACCACCAACGAAACCGCGGCGATAGGCGGTGTCAGCGTCGGTTCGATCTATCAGTATTTTCCCAACAAGCTGGCGCTGGCGGAAGAGATCCGCAAACGCCATCTCGACGCGGTGCTGGCGGCGATTTCCGGTTCGGAAGAGCATGGCGCGGCGATGACCCTCGAGCAGCGTGCGGCGAAGCTGATCGATGGCGTCGTTGCCGCCCATAATGTCGATCAGGATTTGCATCGCGTCCTGCTCGACGAGGTGCCGCTGGCCGCCCGCTCTACGCAGGATGAGTTCGAGGCGGAGTATCTGCGCCGCTACCAAGGCGTGATCGCATCGGCCGCAGGCAAGGCTGATGCCGAGCGGGATGAGATTGCCGGACGTGTGCTATCGGGCGCGGTCGAGGGGGTCGTCCACAGCGCGGCGCGACACGGCGAACTCGATTCACCGGCGTTGCGAGCTGAACTTATCGAGCTGGTCTGTGCCTATCTGCGCGGCCGATCCGCGCGCTGATCGGCGTGGCTCGGCCTTCGCAGGGTATCCTTACAAAAAAGGCTCGGCTTGACCGCGCCACCATTCGGGTCGAGACTCGCCTAGCGGCAAACCTGAACAGACAGGCGCGCCAGCTGAGGAGGACTGTCATGGCGATTTCACGCAAGGAAGAAATGCGGGCGCTGAGCGCCGATGAAACGGAGCTGGTGGAGAAATCGCACCATCCGGCGGTGCAGGACCTTTCCGACGCCGACCTTTCCGGTCTGGTCAAGCTGCTGCGCGAGCGGCGCGACAAGGCGCAGGCCGAAGCGCACCGCCGACGCCGTGAAATACGCGGCAAGGGCGCACCGAAGGGCGCTGCGCCCTCAAAGGCCGATGGTGGCTCGCAGGTCAAGCTCGCGGTGCTGGCCATGGCGATGCGGCGGCTGAATGGCGAGGCCGAACGGCGGCGTCAACTGGCGGCTCGCGTTTCGCTGGTCGGTAATGCACGCAAGGCACTGGCCATGAAGCAAAGTGCGCCGGCGGACGGTCCCGCGCTCAATTCGCGGACGGCTCACAAGGGCATGCGGGCCGTGGCCAACGAGCGGGCGCCGAAGCTGGTCCGGCCGGCGGAACTCGGCCGGCAGCGCAAGGCGGGCAAGGTGGCGCAAGCGAAGCGCGACGCACGCTGAAGTCCGGCGGACAGGCGCGATAACCCGCCGTTTTACCGCGCGGCGGGAAGCTGCTGCTGGGCGCCCTCGACAAGGGCCTGCAGCATCGGGCGTGTCGGTGCGAAGAATGTCGTGCCGGTCTGCGGCGTCGAAACATCGAGCAGCCGATCGCAGGCGTCCGGCGGGTCGCCGACATACATGCGCCGCAGCATCTTTTCGGTGACCCAGAGATACCTGCTATAGCCGGCGGCCGCCAAGGTCGCGGAAGCCGACAGTCTTGACCAAATCGTCAAGTTCGCCGAGCACGGAACAAACCTTGGCCGGGGCCGGCTGTTCGCCGGTGACGGTGACGACAAGAAAATCGCCGACTGCGAAAGCGGCGCATCGACGCTCTGCGCGTCGATCGGCACGCGGTCCCAGTTCTTGCCCGACATCCGAAAATCTACGTTTTTCCCGGATTTGTTTCAGATCGCCCGACATGACGCAATACTGGATGAATTGCCTCTTTATCGACACGCGGATGCGGGTAGAGTGCGGCAGAATTTCAATCAACCTGTTCGGAGCTGATGCTCGCACGCCTGTTCGTGATCTTTGGTGGCTTGTTCGTGCTGGTGCTGTGCGCGGCGCTGGTGGTGCCGTATTTTGTCGACTGGACCGGCTACCGCGCCGAATTCGAACGCGAGGCAAGCGCCATCCTCGGTCGCAAGGTGACCGTGCAGGGCGATGCCACGGCAAGGCTGTTGCCGTTCCCCTCGGTGACTTTCTCCAACGTTGCCGTCGCCGGCGGGCCTAACGGCCAGCCGGCCATGACCGTCGAGACGTTTTCGATGGATGCGGAGCTGGCGCCCTTCCTGCGCGGCGAGGTGCTGATCTTCGACATGCGGCTGGTGCACCCGAAGGCGACCATCGATATTGCCAATGACGGTACTGTCGACTGGGCGATGCGGCCATCCTCGCCCTTCGACCTCAACCAGATCTCGATCGAGAAGCTGACCGTGACGGAAGGGCAGATCGAACTGCGCCACGCCGCCGGCGGACGGAGCCACATCTTTTCCGAGATCAACTCGACCATTTCGGCCAAATCCCTGGCCGGCCCCTGGCGCATGGACGGCACGTTGCGGCTGGACGGGTTGCGCACCACTGTCGCGGCGTCGACCGGCAAGGCCGAAGGCAACGGCCAGATGCGGCTGCGGCTGAAGGCCGACCCCGATGCCTATCCGCTGGTCATCGAGACCGACGGCAATGCCGGCATCGTCAACGGTGCGGCCATCTATTCCGGCCAGTTCAAGATTTCAGGTGCCGACAAGAACAGCGCCGAGCTGCGCGGCAGCGATGGCGAGACGGTGAAGGTCAGCGCCGGCAAGCCCGATCCCGGCTTCCGGCTGAACGGCAAATTCTCGCTCGACCACCAGAAGCTTGGCGTCGACGAATTCCGTTTCGAGACCGGGCCGCTGGACAATCCCTACACCGCCGACGGCAAGGCCTCGGTCGATCTCGGGCTGAAGCCGAACTTCGCCATCGAAGCCAATGGCGCGCAGGTGCAGTTGGACGAGGCGGTGGGTGCGCCGGCCGGCGCCGGCCTGACACTGGATCAGCGTATTGCGGGGCTGGAGCAGGCGTTGCTCGATCTGCCGAAGCCGACCATTCCCGGCACTGTCGAGGTCAAGCTGCCGGCGGTGGTGGCCGGCGACACCACGGTGCGCGACGTGCATCTCTCGGCCGAGCCGGTCGACGGTGGCTGGAAGATAAAGTCGCTTGCCGCGACCCTGCCGGGCCGCACCACGCTGGAAGCCGATGGCATGCTGGTGCTCAACGTGCAGAGCCATTTCGGCTTCACCGGCTCGTTGCTGTTGGCCGTGGCGCAACCTTCGGGTTTTGCAGCGTGGCTGTCCAGGGATGTCGACGAGGCGATCCGCCGTCTGCCCGCCGCCGGCTTCAAGGCCAAGGTCGACCTTTCGGAAAACCATCAATCCTTCAGCGACCTTGAGCTGATCCTCGGCAAGGCGAAATTTTCCGGCCGCATCGATTCCAGCCAGCCTGACGATGCAAAGCCCTCGGTGCTGATGCGGCTCGAGGGCGGTGAACTCGATGTCGACGGGCTGGCGGCCTTCGCCTCGATCTTCGTCAGCGACAAGGGCGCCAACCGCTTTGCCAACAGCGACCT includes:
- a CDS encoding TetR/AcrR family transcriptional regulator; the encoded protein is MRKAPRQQRSRATVDTIVEAAARVLARRGWADFTTNETAAIGGVSVGSIYQYFPNKLALAEEIRKRHLDAVLAAISGSEEHGAAMTLEQRAAKLIDGVVAAHNVDQDLHRVLLDEVPLAARSTQDEFEAEYLRRYQGVIASAAGKADAERDEIAGRVLSGAVEGVVHSAARHGELDSPALRAELIELVCAYLRGRSAR
- a CDS encoding FAD-binding oxidoreductase encodes the protein MALSDLNPVERNEEGIAAVLGILKQQLGERFQTGQAIRSQHAHTTTYIPTQAPDGVAFPETTAEVQEIVRACAAHRVPVIAFGVGSSLEGHTNAPGGGISVDTSRMNRILAVNPQDLDCTVEPGVTREDLNRHLRDTGLFFPIDPGANASLGGMAATRASGTNAVRYGTMRENVLSLTAVMADGETVTTGKRAKKSSAGYDLTRLLVGSEGTLGIITSLTLKLQGIPQAISGGVCPFPSVEAACNAVIATIQMGIPVARIELVNALQMRAMKNYSKLDYPESPCLFVEFHGSDAGVAEQAETFGMIAEENGGGPFLWTSVAEERTKLWKARHDAYWSSLTLRPGAKGLSTDVCVPISRFAECVTETEADIAEMGLIAPIVGHAGDGNFHVLVLMDVNDPGDIALSEKFVARLNMRAIAMDGTCTGEHGIGQGKIGFLRSELGHGVDIMRTIKQALDPQNIMNPGKILPGDGH
- a CDS encoding thioesterase family protein, with protein sequence MSIPAPFVSKPMDIEKDWIDYNGHLNMAYYNVLFDRCSDEAFEAMGMGLDYVKGRRLTIYTAEVHVCYVQELHLDHKVQVSFQLIDHDAKRLRAYQEIRHVDGWLAATSETLSLHVDMSGPKVAPFPADVLAKVEAMRAAHSALPMPERAGRSIGIKRK
- a CDS encoding Lrp/AsnC family transcriptional regulator, producing the protein MKRLRTENIDLDAADMKILRLLEKDARASTAELARSVGLSAPSVAERIKRLQENGVIEAYSVRINPAALGLKLSAWLRIRPVPGQLSVVAEIIRELPEIAQCDRVTGEDCFIALAHVGSVTDLERVIDRIIPYAMTNTAIIQSSPVMARSPLAAIKRLP
- a CDS encoding DinB family protein, translating into MRDHYEQQDTASVLFRYKCWADDELLALLAEIEDELPDEQLGAILETINHAHVVDRIFASNVEKKKHAYRDTGTSNTPTLTELSEAITETDRWYLRYVEEVEPEALAETIRFTFTNGAPGQMSREEMLAHVITHGGYHRGEVGRIVAQLSKPTSPDTFTGYLHQAEPRRRT
- a CDS encoding EamA family transporter, translating into MDNQTQVPAAGPVLAVPAGPGLGGLATKLPPHVWFGVSAIFHYLGPAFAVLLFPHVGVLGMAWLRIATAALIFAPLTRPWQTFARADRSTRLLLIALGACLAVMNCSFYLALDRLPISLVAAIEFVGTIGVAVIGLRSPRNLAALAVAVSGTLLLIDVKWSSDPIGLLWAFLNGALFVGYIVLGHRVARAGAGDGIAGLGAAMAVAFIVVLPIGFTDALPAFFSPPLLIAAIGVGICSSVIPYVCDQLAMSRLPRSSFALMLSLLPVTATLIGVIVLRQIPSLSDCLGIALVVAGVAFHKPASTD